ACTTCTGTACAGGTTATCATCAAGACTTTTAGACTTATTAATAAAATGACAACATACATATTATTCACATTCTTTGTATCTGTCAAAACTTGCATGGGGCAACTTCGGTTCAAAATACtgttaggcatttttttttttataatcttccgTGAAATTTCTATATAGGAATGTAACTTAGAAAAGGACAGGCGTACACATCTCACTGATTCTTTTATTGCTCAAGGAAAGTAAAATGCGTTTAACAAAGTACTACCTTTAGGTATGAATTTTGACTCCAAGAAAAAACAATTGGGGCAAAGCAAGACCCAGGAGGACTCAATCACACGCCTTTGCCTTATTCCTCGAGGAAGTTGATGTCACTCCGGCCGAAGTAGCCGTTGGAGCTCCTGTAGCCTTCGCCGCCTGCGCAGGGACGGGCGAACTCGGGGCGGGTGCATGCGAGGCGCTCCTGGTCGAAGATGGAACCAGGCGCGCACATGAAGGAGAAGTGGCGGGAGATGTACACGTTGTGGTCGATGTAGGGCAGACACACGTGGAAGATGGCGCAGTTGTTGGCCTCGTCGGCGTAGTAGCCGTAGGGGAGGTCAGCGCAGTCGAAGCCCGTGTTGATGCCGCCCAGAACCAGGGAGGTGTTGGAGGGCACCTCGAAGAGATCGGGCGAGGAGTCGCGACGCAGACGAAGGCCGGGAAGGGCGGCAGCCACCCCCATCAACAAACAAACTAGATGAGGGAAGAAACGCTTTATAGAAATTTACAAACAGCGTAACTCGGGTATTCTGATTCCAGATTTCTTTCTGTAAGAGTAATGCAAGAGAATAAAAACCTCACCTGCGTGTACAGTCTTCATGGTTCCTCGGACGGTCCCTTGAGCCTTCCTAAAGATCCTCCTTGGTTATATATACCTTGAGGAGAGTCCCTAGCTTGCCCTGCCCACTTGCCTAGTGGCCTTGGTCGCTTTGTTCCACGGCAAAATATCCGGACCTTGTTGATATGCCGGCAGGGGAGCAGTCATGTGACTGTGCTGATAGAATATGCAGttttgcacacacatgcacacacacgcacacacacatgcacacacacacacacacacacataaatgcacacacacacacacacacacacacacacacacacacacacacacacacgtatatatatatatatatatatatatatatatatatatatatatatatttatatatatatatacatatatatatataatatatatatatatatatatatatatatatatatatatacatgtatattatatatatatatatatatatatacacacacatatatacacacatatatatttatatatagatatatgtatgtatatatatacatatatatatatatatatatatatatgtatatatatgtatgtatgtatacgtatatatatatatacttatacgtatacatacataaatacatacaaacatatgtgtggaattcatgtcgaacaaattgcaagtagaacaacgaagggaagtacaagaaaacacacaaatatgtcgACGGTCTTTTTATGTACTTTActggcataaatacatacatacatacatacatacatacatatatatatatatatatatatatgtatatatatatatatatatatatatatatatatatatatatatatatatatatatatatatatatatatatatatatatatgcatgtgtgtgtgtgtggacaactGCCGTAAATAAAGTATTCATGCACTTTTAAATCACCTGAAATATAAATGTTCTGAACTATTTCTAATCATAGAATTTTTTCTTATCGTATTAATACTTTTCATATTTCAAAGAACTTTAACTGTTTTCTCacacttttttatgattatgtgtAGTTATGTGAGTCATGTATTTCTCGATTCTATATCATATTGTAAATCCTTGGAAGTATGTACAAGGCTAGCATATTCAACGACACCAATGATgatacaacacaaccacacacacacacacacacacacacacacacaaaaaaaaaaaaaaaaaaaaaaaaaaaaaatatatatatatatatatatatatatatatatatatatatatatatatatatatatatatatatatattcactcacccACAGACACACCCTTATCTTTTTCCTGTTACGATAACCAATCAATGTCCCGGCAGCAAAGCCCAAAGGCCTTCCATTATTGACATCATTTTtttaggagtggggggggggggtgcacaacCTATACGCCTTACGGTAGAAAATACAACGCAATCGGAGTTTATTGAAATTCCCGATGATTTATGAAGGAAGGAACAGATCAAGTAGTTAAAAAGAGTGTTTCCAATTACAGCAAACTCTGTTCGTATGAAATCTAATACCGATAAAAGAGAATCCGAGGCAGAAGACCAAAGGACCAGTGCTTTCAACATGGCTAATAAAAAATAGTGCATTATAGCAAACTGAGaaccaaatcaataaacaaatacttTCTTATGATACCTTGTAAGAAGTTCAAGAAATACATTGGTGGAAGGTAAATTTGCTGCAAAGTTTGTCTGCCAGAATATGAAAACACGTTGGCTGTAAAAATGTCTAATCATTTATCAACCATAAATCACAcatgtagaaaaaaggaaaacaatagctTCGTCTTTATGAAGAACGAGCATGTTTTTTAGTTCGTACTGCCCATCGTGAGTATACAACTTTATTCAAGTTCGTAAATGAGTCTTATAAGTGGTTCAGGTAAAactaatatttttctctctctcagacagcCGTAATTTGGCTGAAATCACAAGTCTGTCACACCAGACATACGAATAACCATTGCAACATATGGAATAAAGTAAATTACTCTGTCTCTACCTGCTTGGCAGACtgactctctttttctgtctctcgacCATTTGTGTTATAGTTGACTTCGAGAACTGTTTATTGGTATAGAAGCAGATTTTCATTGGCGTTGTAGATTCATTGAGTTTGCTAATGGCGTTAAGACAGTAGACAGAGCACAGAATAACTTGTCATGGGGACATGTTACTAGGTAAGGCTGGGACGCTGCCACTGAACGTTGTGAAGGGATGGAGAAGGCCGTTCTGACTGCTGCGGCCGATAGCTCCATTCAAATTTCCTCTCTCTGACCAGCCAGTTTGTCGCGGTTCTGTGCAGTGTGGTAACGATCTTTCCAATGGCCGCAGATTTTTACCCTGGTCACAAGTGTGGCTCTGGCGACGACACGGGGTACATCTATTACTGACTGTGGTGCTCCTCCTACAGGAATTTCCTGCAtgtactgtctatctatctatctatctatatacagtacacacacacacacacacacacacacacacacacacacacacacacatatatatatatatatatgtatatatatgtatatatgtctctatatatgtatacatacatatatatatgtatatacatacatatgtatatatatgcatttatatgtatataggcctatctatctgtctatctatctgtctatctatctatctatctatctatctatctatctatctatctatctatctatctatctatatatatatatgtgtgtgtgtgtgtgtgtgtgtgtgtacgagtgtgtgtgtgtgcagcttaTAATCTTGTAACTCTTCGCAAAAATGTTTATCCCTTTCTAGAGTGATGGAGCAAACGATATTTTCCCGAATGGCGATGCATTTGCGATgacaaaattaatttttacacTTTCCAAACAACATAAACTGGGAAACAACAGAGTCGGATTATGGTACCACAAAAGTTTATTGAAAATCcttaaatgtaaatgaaataatgGATGTTAAGTAACAACATTAGTTTCGTAAACACGTCTCATCCGATTCTTTTTTACTCGAGGAAGTTGATGTCACTCCGGCCGAAGTAGCCGTTGGAGCTCCTGTAGCCTTCGCCGCCTGCGCAGGGACGGGCGAACTCGGGGCGGGTGCATGCGAGGCGCTCCTGGTCGAAGATGGAACCAGGCGCGCACATGAAGGAGAAGTGGCGGGAGATGTACACGTTGTGGTCGATGTAGGGCAGACACACGTGGAAGATGGCGCAGTTGTTGGCCTCGTCGGCGTAGTAGCCGTAGGGGAGGTCAGCGCAGTCGAAGCCCGTGTTGATGCCGCCCAGAACCAGGGAGGTGTTGGAGGGCACCTCGAAGAGATCAGGCGAGGAGTCGCGACGCAGACGAAGGCCGGGAAGGGCGGCAGCCACCCCCATCAACGTGCAGACTGAAAATACGTATTTACTGAATATAATTTTACTGAATATAATTTCAGTTTCCCACCAGAAGACTAATTAAAATTAGGTATGTAAGCACGGatttatacagaaaaaagaagagaaacctaAAACCAGATATTACTAAAAGAGtgagaaaataattatgaattcggtgacaacaaaagcaacaacaatagtagtagtagttgtagtttttGTGGCAACAACATCAGTATCCACATTAACGAAAAGTGAAAATAGCACGATGATTAGGAAATGAGGCCTGAGATACCGCTCAATACGAAGACCTTCATGGTGCTCTGCAATCAGCCTCCTCCTCGCGAGACCACCGACCTTAAATACCCGAAGCTCCGTCTTGACCTTGCCTCGCGGAACGCCTCGCCCAATCAGCCACGGGGTCATCTGGTATGGAGGGCCAGCTAAAGAGGTTTTATCTGATTCGTAGTCTTTGCACGACTAACTACATAACAGGAATCATAGTTTGGAAATGCGTCTTTGCTTAGTTATTTATACAGATTTATATGTATCAGTTTTATCAGTATTCTAGTATATTAAATTTACAAAGTTGTtacaatatatacttacatctatTGATACATAATCTGTactgtgcatttgcagttttaatatccttgcacatacccacacacgtcaaaataaaacacaatagaGATATGCAGTTGAATAGCTGAATCAGCGTTTATGCATAGCCCTCATTTCTGATTATTTCAAAACTCCTTGTGATTATAcctaaatactacatacataatattgcaTTCCTCCTCGTAAATGTGAGCGATGCAAACGATCTGTTCCTGAGGCAAGAGGTGTGGCGATTGTGACCAGGAGCCAAACTAGACGAAGGTTTTCAAAGCAAAAGTTGCATGAGCACTGAAGTAGTAGGAAGGAATTCAGGAAGACTGTATAACGCAAGAAGTTTTCAAGAAAACTGAGTAATGgtactacatttttttcttttattttgatgcaTTTGATATTGTGTGTTATGAATACGTTTTCTTCGtttctgttgttgcttttgtttcgtAACTTcgaggatgagaagaggagggagaattaTACTTGAATCTAAGTGTCTTTAGCTTCGACTGCAAGAATGCTGCATCAGGATCATGAAAACTTGTACAAGTGCTTTCTGAAGGCGAAGCTCAAAAAGATTTCTACATTCTTTCCTCCACTTTCATTAGCATTTCAGTAATGACATAATTCACAATTACTATCTATGGATGGAAATTTATCAACAGATGATACTGCAACCTACGATCATCGACTGAACAACTACTGACCCAAATTCGGTTCATGGAATTTCAGCTGACCCGGAGAGCCCAAGGCCGGGTGTGGGTCATTATGTGTAAAATagctctaatacacacacacacacacacacacacacacacacacactcacacacacacacacacacactctcacacacacacacacacacacacgcatatatgtatacacacacacacatatatatgtacacacacacacacacacacacacacaaacacacacacacacacacacatatatatatatatatatatatatatatatatatatatatatatatatatatatatatatatatatatatttacatatatatatgtacatatacatatacatacacacacacacacacacacacacacacacacacacacgcacacacacgcacacacatacacacatacacacacacacacacacacacacacacacacacacacacacacacatatatatatatatatatatatatatataaacctatctatccatctatctatctatttatctatccatcaatctatctatctatctatctatatctatctgtctatctgtctagcacatacatacagagagagagagagagagagagagagagagagagagagagagagagagagagagagagagagagagagagagagagagagagagagagagggagattcacCGTCAGTGCCCTTGCCATGCACAGCCTTCGCCTCTTGGATGCCATGCCTGCCTGCATGACAAAGCTCCCGAGGTCAGCAGAGACGTGGGCGGACGGTTCCAGCACAAAGCTCACGGTGTGTATATAATCTCACAACATTCGCTTTGAGGctcggggaaggaaggaaagcatCATGAAGAcctttattagtatattttatcgCATTTTAGCTACTACTCTGTTATCACTATAATCACAGctgttataatttctattaccttttaataataaaaaactcatAACAGACGTAATTAATATAAGTAGTCTTGTAATTCACTTGTGACATTTCTGTGTTAAACTGTTCAGTTTGTGCGTTGATGGGCGTCGTAGTTGCCCTTCCCGGCCTTCGTCTGCGTCGCGACTCCTCGCCCGATCTCTTCGAGGTGCCCTCCAACACCTCCCTGGTTCTGGGCGGCATCAACACGGGCTTCGACTGCGCTGACCTCCCCTACGGCTACTACGCCGACGAGGCCAACAACTGCGCCATCTTCCACGTGTGTCTGCCCTACATCGACCACAACGTGTACATCTCCCGCCACTTCTCCTTCATGTGCGCGCCTGGTTCCATCTTCGACCAGGAGCGCCTCGCATGCACCCGCCCCGAGTTCGCCCGTCCCTGCGCAGGCGGCGAAGGCTACAGGAGCTCCAACGGCTACTTCGGCCGGAGTGACATCAACTTCCTCGAGTAAAAAAGAATCGGATGAGACGTGTTTACGAAACTAATGGTTGTTACTTAACATCcattatttcatttacatttaagGATTTTCAATAAACTTTTGTGGTACCATAATCCGACTCTGTTGTTTCCCAGTTTATGTTGTTTGGAAAGTGTGAAACATTAATTTTGTCATCGCAAATGCATCGCCATTCGGGAAAATGTCGTTTGCTCCATCACTCTAGAAAGGGATAAACATTTTTGCGACATATTATAGGGAAGATtgtaatcgccccccccccccacacacacacacaaacatacacacgcacacacacacacacacacacacgtatgtatatatatatatatatatatatatatatatatatatatatatatagatagatagatagatagatagatagatagatagatagatagatagacagataaatagatagacagacagatgtagatatacaGTACATGCAAGAATTTCCCGTAGGAGGAGCACTACAGTCAGTAAAAAATGTTCCCTCTGTATCCGGAGTAAAATTCAGCGGCTAATGAGATCATTACCACACTGCACAGCGCCGCGGAAAACTGGCTGGTCAGACGCAAGCATTTTGAATGGAGCTATCGGCCGCAGCAGTCAGAACGGCCTTCTCCATCCCTTCACAGTGTTCAGTGGCAGCGCCCCAGCCTTACATAGCAACACGTCTGCATGACAAGTTGCTCTGTGCTCTGTCTACTGCCTTAACGCCATTAGCAAACTCCTTGAATCCACTACGCCAGTCAACTTCTGCTTCATCACCAACAAACAGTTCTTTAAGGCTACTATAGCAAaagtgatcgagagagagagagagagagagagagagagagagagagagagagagagagagagagagagagagagagagagagagagagagagagagagagagccaaacaagcagagacaaagacagacgaatagacagaccgagacagacacagacatacagacagagagagaaagagagaaatagagacagagacatatagagaaacagagaaaataagagggagaggtggggagggaaagatagaaagagaaagtaaaagtaagTAATTTGCTTTAtgccatttgttacaatggttattcgtATGTCTGGTGTGGCAGGCTCATGTGATTTCAGGCAAATTACGGCTGTCTGGGAGAGAGACTGATTTTTCCTGAACCACTTATGAGACTCATTTACAAACATTGATAAAGGTTTATACTCACGCTGGGCCGTATGAAATAGAAAACAAGCTCGCAGTTTCATAAAGACAAAgctactgttttctttttttccacatgCGTGATTTATTATTGGTAAGTGATcaaacattttttatcatcatgcgTCTGTTTTCATATTCTGGAAGGGAAACTTTACAACAAACTTACTTTTCACCAACGTATTTGTTGTGCTCCTTACATGGTATGTTAAGGTATTTTTCCAATGATTTGGTTCTCAGTTTGCTGCAAtgcaatatactactactactactactactactactactagtattagcaattattattattattattattattattattattattattattattattattatcattactatcattactatcattagccaTGTTAAAAGTACTGTTCCTTTGGTCTTCCACCCTGGATTCTGTTTCAATGCTATTTGATTCCGTACTAATAAAGTTTGCCATGGTTGGAAATTGTTCTTTTGTTCCACCATTTATAAATCATCAGAAATCTCAGTAAATTCTGATTGCATTGTATGTTCTACTGTAAAGggtatacccctcccccccattcacgaaaaaaaattattggcatACTGTTgaattatttttgtgttaaaaCCTTTCtggcaaacgtttttttttactttttacttttttttttaatctctctttccaGTGGTGTCTATAATGGAGAGCCTTTGGACTTTGCTGTCGAGATATCGATCATAACCGGAAAAAGCTAAGGATGTGTGTCTGGGtgaatgaaatttttatataacagtAGCCTGTGCTGTTATTGGCACCTCCGGCATTGCCAAAATAACCGAGTAGGATTCAGTAATGCCCTTTTGAAAGGGGTCGTGGCGAGGATGAAATTACTTACACCGTTCTTCGTCtaattgctcaggtaccaggcaatcCACTTTTACACCTGTATAAACtaagcctatcacaaggaatcctccTATGTTCCTGgactaaaaatttaataattcctTTACCTATACTGACAAATGCAGACCCATTTCCTTGACTTCCTGCCTGTGCAAAGTACTCTAGAGAATAATTCCGAACAGACTTCCTTACTGTATAAAtcctaagttatcccccagacggtatggatttctcccaggacgCAGCAGTCAGCACTGAATTGCAGAGTACTTAACAAACTTaacaaaccgtatttcttgatcttcaatCTGCCTTTGATACTGCAAACAGAGAAATGACCCTTGGGCAACTAGCTAGCTTTGGTATTCAGGAAGAATTGTTAAGAtggattaaaatgtatatatcaaagACAATCCTTCTGCCAAGGATTCATATAAATGACGTTGAACTAGATCTTTGTCACCAAAATAAATATCTCAGTTGATTGTCAGGGATGCGAGTTCATCAGAAATCTGAAGAAAGATTGTGGTAGCGGCTGAAGCCagttaggacacttgttggcaaagatcATGGTATTAATGTCAATATTGCTATACATAttgtcagtcatagattatcatgcattaaaCCTAGTATTGTTCAGGGAATCAGGATTAGTTAGTTTAGAAATTGTTCAAAATgaggccatgaggatcattcttggtgcccctagaatatgaaaacagaaattaatttccctttgtttacgaaagaatattataccaCATTTAGTGTCAAAGGACAACTAAAACATAGAATAGTGGAGCTAATGTtgacaccgattcatactcacaCCGATTCATGCTCAAATTCATGGGTACAATTAACATATAACATGTAACACGCAGCTCAGTTAAACCTACCCATAACTaaaaccctacatggacgttctgttccaCCGTGGAAATTATCGGTTCTAAATGTATTTTAATCGGCTGCCCACATTAAAAGCAGTGTCCCCcttgctatacttaagcagtttgcccttgcaattataaatgagtaTCTTAAAACTCTGTCACATGCATATGAATGATACACTTACGGATCGTTTCAGTCTGGGggcagagcaggatgtgcttttgttatatataatttttttgcagtaGCAGGagtgtaggagggttcatgactgggctagcactgcgcaaactgagttggcaggaatactcatggccaccgaatttctattaatcaaggctcagggtttttttttgcgattcacagagtgctcttcaggctctgaacactctagacaaaggtgcaggaaatattgcaaatgacatcaggatatcatgcaaaagaacgaggccatgatatacgttttgtgtggaatCTATCGCATGTTGAAATCCtgaggcatgatcatgctgatcgcctagcaaaatcagcatgtgacaagtaagatgtggatatagatcttggagtacctctttctaggatttcaCACATCATTAAAACTTGATTAATTTGATtaagttgattaattctcaacgacCTGAAAGTTGTAACATGAAGTATTTTGACCAATTTACGCAAGAtttattcatctatggtttatataaaactagAACCAGACAGTGTGATTTTGTGACTGCCAGAATCAGGCTTCGAtgtagattgtattggcaggtcagtacagaaatgtcgaagaaactaagtgtaactgtgtaatgaagaatataagcgaacactatATTATACTACCTTATATCTCAGTGTGTCATGTATTACAGTCTTCCAGACCCCTTTGCATGAGGTAAGGAgtactatgtaactatttcatatcatctgatgtcttagaagatatacatatgttgtatcctaaatttagaATGTAATATGGGCGCATATTTAAGTAGCAATGCCTTTTGACGCCCAAGCCATACGCcagcgtggcagatgagtagataaaggactgtgtaattgttcttttcttttaactaatATAGCTTAAAATTCAAGTGTAATAGCATTATATTAtgctatgaccatgcatcaatTGTAGCACAGATTGCCCACACCTGGGCAATTAGCCAGGGTGGATTGGGTCATTCTGTGTCGTTTGGGCCCACAAAAGTAGTGTCTTTTTGACGAGCCTCCCTTCTAT
The genomic region above belongs to Penaeus monodon isolate SGIC_2016 chromosome 16, NSTDA_Pmon_1, whole genome shotgun sequence and contains:
- the LOC119582691 gene encoding U-scoloptoxin(01)-Cw1a-like translates to MKTVHAVCLLMGVAAALPGLRLRRDSSPDLFEVPSNTSLVLGGINTGFDCADLPYGYYADEANNCAIFHVCLPYIDHNVYISRHFSFMCAPGSIFDQERLACTRPEFARPCAGGEGYRSSNGYFGRSDINFLEE
- the LOC119583004 gene encoding uncharacterized protein LOC119583004 codes for the protein MHSLRLLDAMPACMTKLPRSAETWADGSSTKLTVFCALMGVVVALPGLRLRRDSSPDLFEVPSNTSLVLGGINTGFDCADLPYGYYADEANNCAIFHVCLPYIDHNVYISRHFSFMCAPGSIFDQERLACTRPEFARPCAGGEGYRSSNGYFGRSDINFLE
- the LOC119582692 gene encoding U-scoloptoxin(01)-Cw1a-like, translating into MKVFVLSVCTLMGVAAALPGLRLRRDSSPDLFEVPSNTSLVLGGINTGFDCADLPYGYYADEANNCAIFHVCLPYIDHNVYISRHFSFMCAPGSIFDQERLACTRPEFARPCAGGEGYRSSNGYFGRSDINFLE